GTATCTCTTAGACAAAGGCTTCATATTCTTTTATCCATCAGTGTGACTGCGTGCGCATGTCAGTGGGTGCATGAGAGCGAGTGACCTGTGCTTGCCAGTAGCAGCTGTCACTCCCGGTTATAGAGGACAGATGACATCTTTCCCATCTTCAAATCTGTTATTGCACATCTCACAGTGTAACATCTAAATATACTAAATGTTCACCGAAAAACATCTACAGTATTAACACATCATGACAATTTGGACTTTTACTGTTCAGTTCTCCCACCTGTACTGTAAAATTATCAAAAggaataattaaaatgtgttttttgtaaatTGCTCGTTTATTTATATATCTCAATAACTCAATCAGAAGCCAGATGTGTtgacaaaacatccatccatgcatccattttctctactgcttatcctaacTAGGGTGGCGGGTCTGCTGGATTCACATGTCCACTATTATTCCACACAATGTCCATTCATTTTGCTTGTGGAGGAGAATacgcattttttctttttattttttaaacacagcaacAACCTGGGATATTCGACACTGTGATTTGCGTTTATGATTGACGAGAAAGTTCGAATATATCTAAACGTGTCTGGTGTATGCATGACATGATAGTAATTatgatttaaattttaaatgcttTAATGATACTATAATCTTTTTATAAATATGTTGCTATTGTACTGTATTACCTATAATGATGTAAGTTGCAGCTATAGTGTAAAaccagaggtgggtagtaatGCGCTGGCTAGCGTAACATTTTTTGATCAACTCTATTTGTCCtgtggcatggtggctcagctgaaaagtgttggcctcacagttatcaggtcctgggttcaatcccggacccgcatgtATGGATTTTGCATATTCTTCCTGTTCCTGTGTGGCTTTTTACGAAGAAaaggctgagaaaatggatggatggatacgtaTATAACCATGAAACGCAGTTATGAAATTCTTATGAATTCACTTGaaatacagggtgacccaaaaagatgcatacccatattttattcgataaaaaaatccattttttaacgaatgtcttttctgttgcaggatgtgaaaggtgaacctatggagGATCATTTGCAGTTATAtttgccccgaaaatgtcttggacaaatcagcagaagatattctccctggagacctattttgcgacaaaatcataccagagtgtacagattcagtttcgaaagtgtttccattgtcgcaactttccatcaaaatcaacaattgttagttgcgaaagaggagtgtataaaagtgattcaaaactgacgagtacaggtttgcttgcaacgaaatggtggacatttggaacacatcttgggaaagccataaattgactaaaaattgacagaaatagctgaaactctggtgaatggtcttccataaactgaataatgtgtggttgtaatatgaaataaatagctttttaatcaaagccacaatggaaattttcatgggtacgtatctttttgggtcaatGTCGATACAACGTACATATGATTTATATTACTGGTACCAAATAAGCCATTTGTATTGTTGTGAAGTGTGCCTTGCTCTGATTTTAACAAGTAAACAGCCATAGtcgataatccatccatccatccatccatccatccatccatccatccatccatccattttctgagccgcttatccacacgagggtcccgggagttttggaacctatcccagctgttatcgggcaggaggcaaggtacaccctgaattggttgccagccaattgcagggcacatggagacggacaactgTCATACCTtggagcaatttaaagtctccaatgaatgcatgtttttgggatatgggaggaaactggagtccctcgagaaaacccatgcaggcacgggcaaAACATGCAGACTACGCACAGGGAAGGCTGGGAGTTGggccctggtcctcagaactgtgaggcgaacgctttaccagctgctccaccatgccgcctagcCAATAATCCTAATACAAATTCCCTTATCCATGACAGCCTTCATCTTTATAAATCAGTGTCGTGTTATTATAGCTAGTGACAATGCCAGGATCTATTTTAACAGATTATGCTGGAATGTGGTATTATAGAAtggtacaaatacaaattacattCACACTTTTGATATGGTCCTCCCTTCAgccataatatccatccatccatccatccatccatccatccatccatccatccatccatccatccatccatccattatctagggcttttctgggttgggtcgtgggggaagtagcttcagctgggatacccagacttccctttccccagccacttcttcttcttctagagggatcccaaggcattcccaagccagccgagagacaaagtctctctagcgtgtcctgggttgtccccggggtctctttctggtgggacatgcccaaaaCACCTAACCAGGGAACCGTCCGGGAGGCCTGTGGATCAGATGCCCTCATCTGGTTCATCTCAAGGCGGCGGAGCtgtggctcaacactgagctcctcccggatgaccgagtttcttaccctatctctaagggagagcccggagaccctgcggaggaaactcatttcggccgcttgtatctgggatcttgttctttcggtcacgaccaacagctcgtgcccataggtgagggtaggaacgtagattgacttggaaactgagagcttcgccttttgacttagctctgtcacgtcccatcggaaacgagagtaggacccaaatgccggaactcggaagacgcaaggtagttcaagaagagacacgtttattatatgcagaggtaggggatcgagcaggcagtccggtgcagcagcggtagttgggacgtcgggcgaagagagcagatgagcggacaggcaggagtcggtacacgggagaacaatcaacgcaggcagaagtatcaaaggagtcaggcttacaaggttggtcggagaacggatgaaggtcggtacacacaggttcgatcagggataccggagcacacgaatgggacatgaagatcatacgaactggccccggccagttgtcatcgcggtcatataaatccacagcataatcaggctgcatgaggcgcaggtgtgcaccttccaatcagagcaaccgcggacacccgcccagcccaggctggagcggcaggataaTGAcaagctccctctttaccacaactgaccgatacaaagtccgcatcattgCAGACcgtgcaccgatccgtctgtcaatcttccgctccattcttccctcactcgtggacaagaccccaagatacttgaactcctccactttgggcaggatctcatccccgacctagaGAGGGCaccccacccttttctgactgaccatagcctcagatttggaggtgttgattgTCATTCCAGCTGCTTCATACTTGGctgttggagatcatggcttgatgaagccaactcaaccacatcatctgcaaagagcagagatgcgatcctgagcccaccaaaccagacacgctctacgcctcggctgcaccaagatattctgtccataaaagttatgaacaaaataggtgacaaagggcagccttggcggagtccaactctcactggaaacgagtccgatttattgccagcaatgccaAACAatctctgacagcggtcatacagagaccgaacagctcgtatcaggggctTCGGATCCCCggactcctgaagaacccccctgAGGGGCACAGTTGAACGGTTtatccaagtccacaaaacacatgcaggTTGGGccaactcccatgcaccctcaagtaTCCTGGTCCACTGTTTCACGGCCAGGACGGAAactacattgctcctcctgaatccgagattccACTTCCCAATGGACCCTCTTCTTCAGTACTCACAAGTAGACCTTACCTGGGAAGCTGAGGAgggtgatccctctatagttggagcACACCCtcagtcacccttcttgaaaagggggaccaccaccccagtatgccaatccagaggtactATCCCCGATGTCAACGCAatattgcagaggcgtgtcaaccaggacagccccacaacatccagagactTTAGGAACTCCGTGCAAATCTCATTCACCCCAGGGGTCCTGCcaacaaggagctttttaaccacctcggtgacctcaatccCAGAGTTGGAAGGGGCCCACCTCAGAGCatccagactcagcttccttgtGGTAAGcggtgttggtggaattgaggaggtcttcgaaatattctccccaccgacttacaacatcccgagttgatgTCAGCAGCGCCCCGCCCCATCCAGGTCTCACTATGATGGGGAtttaagtcccccagcagaatgatggagtcaccagagggggcgttctccagcactccttctaatgactccaaaaagggtgggtactctgaactgctgtttggtttataaggacaaacaacagtcaggacctgtcgcCCTAACTGCAGGTGGAGGGAgtctaccctctcatccactggggtaaaccccaacgtataGGCCCAGAGCCAGGGGGCaaaaagtatacccacacctgctcgccatgggcaactccatggtggaacagagtccaacccctctcaagaggagtggggCCATAGCCCAAGCGGttcgtagaggcgagtccgactacatctagtcggaacttcttgaccttgtgcaccaacttgggctccttccctgccaaagaggtggcattccatgtccctagatccagtttctgtagctggggatcgaatcgccaaggtccccgcctttggccacaaCCCAACTCACTTCGCACTCAACCCCtgtggcccctctcacaggtgatgagtccatgggaagggggacccatgttaccattttgggctgtgcccggccgagcccaatgggtgcaggcccggccaccaggcactcgccttcgagccccacctccaggcctggctcctcaggggggccccggtgacccgtgtccgggcaagggaaaccaataTCCAGATTTtgtactcgtcataggggttttggagtcgtctTTGTCTGTTCCCTCACCTAGGGCCTGTTTgacatgggtgaccctaccaggggcatgaagccccagacaactgaGCTCCTAGgttcattgggacacacaaaccccttcaTCACGATAAGGTGACGACTCGAGGAGGGGTCAGCCATAATAATTTCAGGTACTGTAGATATTAGACAgatcatttaattttcaaaatgctGATTTTAAAGAACCTCTGGCCATTGAAGCCACCATGATTTCCCAGATGTATTTCCAATGAGCTGCTTGATATATCTCTCTGACCTGCGACTTTTTCAAATGCATGACTTTCTCAAAAGCAGAACATTATCAAATATTTACATGACAAGAtcctgtgcaaaaacacactttaTTTGAGCATATTCTTTCACAATGCAATTATTTTATGCTGGCACGTGCTCACTGACGACCAAGCTGAGCTCAGTTGGTACGAGGAgccattttcttgtctttttttctgtcaacagTCACACAAGGTCAAGTTATTAAGGTCACGTCATGAGGGGGAAATAGGAAGGTTATGTCTGACTTACTTTCAGCGATTTATGTAACCCTGATATCAGGGCTGTACAAGAAAAGTCCAAGACCACTGCAACAAAAGATGTTGATGTAAACCAGTGTGTGCATCCAGTGTATTTTAAGCAAAGACAGAGCAAaatcattgtttatttttactttgtctCACAAGACTTTTCTTCCACCTGTCTTAACAGAAAACCAAAAGCCCATGAAGAATGTCATCATCCTCTTGTACACAAGACAAAGGAAGGAGGAGTCACAGTACGGTATGGCTAACATGGCATTGATTAGCTGAGAAAGGAGCGAATCAGGAAAAGCTTCTATTtctcaaaatgaacatttccttTTTGATAAGTCACTTCTTAATTAAGAGATCAACTATAGAGTACATTTGGTCAAAATAGCTCAAGCAATAATCACATAATCTGAGGATTACAGATGAAAAGTACTTCAAGCAGTCACTCATTTCACAGGGTAATtcaagttgaaaaacaaaagtgagagCTAAAATAAAGGCTGAAATCCATGCAAGATATGTGCCAGAACAACGGTGGAtgatagaaaaacaaaagaaaacttgctTCTGGCCTTGACACCGTGCAGGATCAAAAGGTTTGTACTCTGCATTTCAATGGACACTGGGCCACCAATACTGATGAGCAGTCATTcaaatcttttttggggggtaaacgCATCATTCATTGTACATAAATTGATATATTAAATTATGCAATTGTCAGTTATGACATCATCATGCAAATTAATCTTGAaattcatctttctccatctctctctctctctctctctctctctctctttatctcTCACTCCCTCTCTATCTATATTCAGTATATTCTTTATAGATTTTAGTCTGGTCTCTAAATCATTTATATGGGATCATCTTACTTTTCTGGTTTTGAGCATGccacatgattattattaaggtACGCACAATAatgaatatatattattattatcattttcctTTACCTTCAATTTTGGGTGTACATTTACTCAATGCgttacataaaacattttttcccaatgtCCCTTCAGCATACTAAAAGAACAGCACAGCATTAAAGGGGTTTGAACTCCTTCAAATGTGCCTAAAATAAATGTGACTTCAAATGAGGACAGTTATTGTCAATATAGCTACAGTTAACTGcaactaaaaataaacacagacaCATATTTAGAATACTTTACATAACTTGCCAGACACTACATCACTCCATGCACTGCATCCAGTTTTTTCCTGTGTATTGTTGCTGCTCGGTTCGTCCCACGTGCCACGAAAAAATGTTcagatttcttttaaaaatcattaGTAACTCACAAAATCGTCTTGAGTATTTTTCCACCGGGTACGGTCTAACTCTTACTCAAATAAAAATTTAGAGGACCTCTTTTAACTTGTAATGATACAGAGTCAAAAAGAAACAAGGAATTCATTGGCGACCGATCTGATAGATTGCTTTACTTTACACttacaatgaaatgtttttactcAAGACAAAGGCAGCTAAATCTCTGAATGTGATGACACCCCAAACACAAAATCCTAAACGATGCTTGTGCTTGATCAGATTCTGCTTCAGTTTGGTTTAAAACGTGTATAAATGTTAACATCCAAGATAATAATGCCATATTTATCTTGAAAATTGTCACTTAATTGCTGAATACCCACTGAGTAGAGAATTACCTTTGTTTTGCCCAGACGGTTGTAACACTTATGACCACCATTTGGTTTCACGTCCATTAAGAactacatatttttatttagtcTCCTTCTCGAGTGCTGCATTCTTGTCTATTTTCTCATTACATAGATTGAAACACCGAAAAATTTGACTGCAACATTGAATATTTATTGCACAGTTTTGTCAATGCTCATAAAAGAAACAATAACCCATTCCATGTaccaacaaatttttttttcaagggcaACATTTTACCTGCACACACAAAGTGAATGAAGATAATGTTTTGTTCATGGGAAATGTGTGACACATTTGTAAACTATCTTGTTTGATTATTTCGTGTTTTAAATGTGCTGTTCATAACATTTGGGGATCATCTCTCATCCCTTCGTGCATTCAAATTTTCATTTAGTGCAACTTTGAATAGAATAGACaaactaaaaacaaaccaaCCAAGGACATGATAAGGCaacaattataaatatataaaaaatagtcATTTGAGAACTATCTTTTGTTACAAAAAGGGTACAAAGCTTTTGTCTTGCACCAGAGAGATAGACATGTTTTTCAGTTGCTCGACCGACCTCACAGCCTTGTATCCCAATTGTTGGAGAACCTTTTGACACATGGTTTGGGTGTATTCTACCATGTCATAAGACAGTTTCAAGCGCCAACTCTCTGCATTAGCCGCGGAGTCTCTCAATGTACCAAATTTGTGTTTGGCTGATGGCTCATTGCTGCCATGAGTGTTTGCCAGTATCCAGTCTTCCACATTTTTATCCAAGGGGAGCCCCAGATAGTCATAGATCTCCTTCGTCTTGGCGAGTGGATTTTTCGCCAAATCTTCGTAGCGAACCAACATATATTTCCCTTTCAACCAGTAGGGATGGCTGAGACCAGTAGAAACAGAGCTTCGGTAGTCTTCACAGACAACAGTGAGTTGACTCAAGTCAAGGTTGTAGGGCTTTCGCCCTGTGGCCCTCCATATACGCCACAGCCGGTATGTATCCCTGAATGTCTCAATCCGGGATGACAGGATACCACGAGGGTCTCTGACAAGTTGGATCACTTTGATATTCAGTCTGGGGTCCTCCAACAAGGCGCGCAAGTCCCCAATCTCTGGGACACGGACAGTCTTGATGGCCACATGTTGTTTCTCTCGACAGGCTTCGGTTGCCAAGGTCAAGTTAAGAAGTGCGCATTTCTTTACACAGTCCCCCTCTTCTACATTAACATCTGCTGGGCCATAGGCATCACATACAGGTTGCTGGCACAACGCCCGGCTTGCACCACGGCGGAAAAGTTTGTCTGTGGTGTGGTTTGTTGGTGTTGGTTTGATGTAGCTCTCAAGGAAATATAGGTCGCAACCATATAGACTTCTTAATAGGTCTCGGCTAGCCCCCAGCATCACACGGCGGTCTGCTGTATTGTGGCTGTGGGACAAACGGGGCATCAATGTGGTCTGGACATGATAAAGAGGTTCAAACAGGTAAAAAACCTCTTGGTGCTGGTTGAGAAGTTGGCCAACAAAAGATGAGCCGCTACGAGTGGTGGCCAAGACCAAGATGTGGGTTTTGCGGCTTGCATTAACGTAAAAGAAGGGGTAATCATCGCAGCCTCCTGCCCCACGTTCAAGAGGAGGATCCGTCTCCTGATCCCCCAGACCGCAATTCTGTGTGCTGGGCAATGTGCACAACTGGAAAGGCTTGGAGGTGAGTGTACGGATGGCTGTGTACTGGATGGCGATGGAGGCCAAAGCCAGAAGGATCACTGCCTTCCAGGAACATTGCATGTCGGAACCACTTCATTTAGACTCATGGATCCATGTCAGGTCCtccctgtaaacaaaaaaattacactgatGTGAGAAATTGCactgattattttatttgttagaaattttaatgtttaatttgtAGTTCTAATTCCCATATTATAGAAGCATATGTCAGAAGAGTAAGTAcatgtttcttctttttaggaCATATAATATTTTCCAGGAAGTTACAGATATGTCTACTCCCATGGATTACATGTGCCTAAGTCCTTAACATAGACAAACCCAATTAGTGCATGACTGGTCTTACATTGCCACCATCCCTGCAACAAAGAAccattccctcctgcctgaaatctgcaacgATCATCCCCATCCCAAAGAAAGCAGCCGTTGACAGTTTAAATGATCACaggcctgttgcactcacacctgtgatcatgagAGGCTGGTTGCATGCCACATAAGGGGCTCACGTCCTCCTTCACTCGATCCCTACTagtttgcctacagaggaaaccGGTACACCGAGGATGCTATCacaatagctctccacactgcactgagccacctggaacgcCAAGGGAAGTACGTCAGGTTGCTTTTCAAAGACTTTAGTTCAGCCTTTAATATCATCATCCCaagtattttggttgacaaactctccctccttggactatctccttccatctgctgctgcattaaagacttcctcacaaaccatccacagtctgtcagacttggcccacacctctcttTCTCAATCACCCTCAGTACGGGGTCCCCCCAAGGCTGTGTACTGTGCCCTCCGCTATACTCTCTGaacacatatgactgcataccagcccatcccagcaactccattatcaagtttgctaATGACACCACTGTGATGGGGCTCATCTcaaaaggagatgagtctgcctacagagacgagattggtaaattgtcaaagtggtgttctgcaaacaaccttacacggaacaccacaaagacgaaggaaaacatcctggacttccggaaATTGACCCGTTCCCACTGTTAATCgatggggagtgtgtggagagggttcactccttcaaatttctcTGCACTGATATTTACAGGCCAAGTCCCAATTCCCAGCAGCAACTCCACTTCCCGAGAGTGCTtaggaagaacaacttggaagcttAGCTGCTACAggccttctacagaaccaccatggagagcatcctcacttATTGCATCACAGTGTCgtatgctggatgcacagcagcGGACAGGAAAGTTCTGGAAAGAGTGGTtaacagtgcccagaagatcactggctgctctctgccctctgTAGAGGACATtgctatcacagcagagccacttATATTGtgaaggactcttcacatcctggtcatcacctgttcAACCTGTTGCCTTCTGGCAGGCGGTACAAGTCCCACAAAACActgacaaccagattcaaggaaaGTTTTTTCTCAAGAGCCACCAACTCCTTGcactcaaaccactgaaataacagtactgtaatgcaATGTTATGCAacggcacttttgtgcatttatttattttagcaataactgtgccttgatgttttatttattggcTTTTACCCAAGTTGTTCTTCGATTttgattctattttattgcaccttgtggagaagcattcatcattttgttgtatgcacagcatataagacattaaaggcttttgattttgaatgatTGACCATTTCATGTCACGGTTGCTGTCACAAAAGTTGACAGTCTTTGCATCTTTGAATATCtgcatcacaaaaaaagttgtccaTTTCTTTTCAATAAGACCCGTGTATAGTACATCTTGGGTGACAGTTCCATCCATCCCCGGCTCTGTAAAAGTAACCAGTTACTAAAGCCTCAAAATATACGCTCACACAAAATTATCTCTGGCCATTCCCAAAACACTGATGCAATGCCTACAGTATTTGCATAGCTCGagtacacatttccaaaagtccAAGCCTTCACCCACACTTTCACTCCCCAGGGTTTGGGCTTTTTTGAGTGATATAATGTTTGGTGGATAATATGCCTCAACAATGACCTCTCTGGAAAACAAATACCTAAATGGAAGTGACTGGTTATCATCACTCAATTCACTTTCCAAATTCCTATGGCCTCCTCAAAGTCATGGTTTTGGTCTTTCCACAAATAGTTGGAAGATTCATTGTGGCCATGCTGAGCAGGTTCAATGTGAACATCTTCCACAGTGCTTTTCACCCTGACTGTCAACATCCCATCTTCCTCTCCTTCACCATTGTCAGATCCAGACGATTAATGGTTCCCTAATAGCCCATTATCATCAGTATTATCCCTATATCCCTGATCAGTGGAGTACGAGGGAATATCCTGgactactgtatataaaaatagtGTTCCTAACACTAACTACAACTGCATAATCTgtataaaaaaaggtttcatttcaaacaaataaGATAACTCAACCAAACATGCTCTCAATTCAAACCTAGATAGTGTTATACTGGAAATAAAGCAACCAGTTCATGATGGGCACTACCTAGGACACTTGTGATTCTaattgacttcttcttcttttccttttggcttgtcccgttaggggtcgccacagcgtgtcatcttttgccatcttagcctatctcctgcatctttctctctaactccaactgccctcatgtcttccctcaccacatccatcaaccttctctttggtctccctctcactcttttgcctggcagctccatcctcaacacccttctaccaatatactcactctctcgcctctggacatgtccaaaccattgaagtctgctctctcgaactttgtctccaaaacatccaactttggctgtccctctaatgagctaatttctaatcctatccaacctgctcactccgagcgagaacctccacatcttcatttctgccacctccagttgtgcttcctgttgtctcttcactgccaccatatctaatccatatatcatggccgacctcaccactcttttataaacttttcccttcttcctagcaaagactcttctgtcacatgcgATTCTAATTTACTAGTTATTTGAATTTCTtgtgtgtaaaaaataaaaatataggcagcatggtggtgcaactcgttagagtgttggcctcacagttctcaggccTGGGGTTGAAATTCTTTCCTCGCCTGTGTTGAGTTAGcatccccatgcctgtgtggattttctccggacaTTCCAGcactttctcccacattccaagaacatccttaattagacactctaaattgctttgaAGCATCATTttaagtgtgattgtttgtctctatgtgccctgcgattggctggcaaccagttcagcgtgcaccccacctcctgcccgttgacagctggaatgggctccagcaatcccacgacccttgtgaggataagtgactaagaaaagggatggatggatggatggatggatgatgtacagtatgtttatcAAAAAGGAAGGGTGGGAGATCGTGTCACGCTGCTGTTTGTGAATTTCAAGCTTGTAAACAACTACTGAAGGACAGACTCCAGTTGAAGACCGTTATGTAGAATTTAAAATTTATAATCAACTCAGATTTTGAGTGCACATGAGGTATTATGAAGGATAAAATGTCCACAGGTTGAAAGTTGGAAAATTTATAATACACACAAGCAGAATGCAATATACCGGACaggactataagccgcatgtgattataaccctcaccctgtacattttaaaggaaaaaaaaaaattttgtacatacataagccactcctgtctataagccgcatgtgcccacattgaaacattaggtatttacaaagaaagacattacacaaaaagtgctttgaaagttttaataatataccttagcttttctttccaaacagttcCTTTGgcg
The DNA window shown above is from Syngnathoides biaculeatus isolate LvHL_M chromosome 3, ASM1980259v1, whole genome shotgun sequence and carries:
- the chst1 gene encoding carbohydrate sulfotransferase 1; translated protein: MQCSWKAVILLALASIAIQYTAIRTLTSKPFQLCTLPSTQNCGLGDQETDPPLERGAGGCDDYPFFYVNASRKTHILVLATTRSGSSFVGQLLNQHQEVFYLFEPLYHVQTTLMPRLSHSHNTADRRVMLGASRDLLRSLYGCDLYFLESYIKPTPTNHTTDKLFRRGASRALCQQPVCDAYGPADVNVEEGDCVKKCALLNLTLATEACREKQHVAIKTVRVPEIGDLRALLEDPRLNIKVIQLVRDPRGILSSRIETFRDTYRLWRIWRATGRKPYNLDLSQLTVVCEDYRSSVSTGLSHPYWLKGKYMLVRYEDLAKNPLAKTKEIYDYLGLPLDKNVEDWILANTHGSNEPSAKHKFGTLRDSAANAESWRLKLSYDMVEYTQTMCQKVLQQLGYKAVRSVEQLKNMSISLVQDKSFVPFL